A region from the uncultured Sunxiuqinia sp. genome encodes:
- a CDS encoding translocation/assembly module TamB domain-containing protein codes for MRKGLKYSLRIVGGLIGFVLLILLLAGLLIQTQPVQNRIARFAEKQAASALNGELSIGRLGGNFFTSLKLSDVLLRLEQDTLASIDELELKYRLWPLLKNKLEVTSASIVHPFVNLKQQVDSTWNFEKLVPGSEPDTTTTSSNFKIDVALFHLTNGNIRINALDTIIPQQIKNLNTQLSLSYSTEKQVLELSSFSLETFQPDFTLQQLAFQLRRNQDALQLTDFQLKTAQNQLKGNVEFDDQPDRSGSADLLSDSLKVSEFEFFLSGFKLPASPVLEIDGSLDGESALGVIKLTDGRQRIRLNLSSDNLARFVFEPSSAPLQYQLDANFENIDLRHWLGDPEMNYQINGQLTVNGEGTDPKSANVRMKGDFNDFKIQDQFVKVLSLDLALESGSLDGIVQGQGAFGSFELKPYIRNLQTNPAYKLKLNTSHLNLAELTGEDSLRSDINLTARAEGQGGDPKTFQAKAQLYLSPSSLMGIQADTLVAHVQYQHENILIDSMLFNTKSLHLQADGNYSLHGNSDINLTASLDHLDEFKAFIPVDDIKTSGELQAHLWGTADSLHLESAIDLGKTALQDMTIQQLLVKAEGLVTPQDTMVDARFSAYEFVGAGLDLDSLAFDVHARPDSVFVDGQIANADLQTQLQAGIGLGDILRVSLSRWSMDYKNLHFELQDAPAIVEIDSMSYRIDNFKLADNTSDSAQYIVAQGIINRHGSEDFKLNVARVNLNQFLKMIGQDLKAEGLFNLNLQLLGTSDNPQLKADFGLQQATMNDYAFTEFGGTANYSGSEMDMTVRLVPQDSGMIELSGIIPFQLIMDSLTVNFDPKDSIDARLVVDRFPLAVAQTIDMPDGVSGYLQGAVDVKGTVESPDPSGNIRLKNASLRVPEYGIDYREIQMKLNFLRDQMKLDTLLIITEDGRMTGNGEVKFNSDFYKGNVSGSKIVIDFDRFNPLSHKQLNMQVSGDANLGGMKDSVRFGGHLTIPQGEIYLPVLFNMMGRMSAPEMPKPILLRELETLEDTTIDTLSISMLDSTGRDAAGFDYFDKLTGELQITIPKNTWIKNEDMHIEISGDLEFIKHKEFFELFGSVEVVRGQYDLFGRTFMIETGTISFQGGEELTPRMDVTANYNFRNAQRMLQKLTVKIAGTPDDPTVNFTLDGSNVSEGDALSYILFGKSMNELSMEQQENVSGAGDIAGKAAASILSSQLTSFLGDKLDVDYIEVKGGGNFDNATVTVGKYITNDLFVSYEQRFGETDEKDIAKYEVKLEYELFKFLFFQLNNSSRDSGFDLIFKFDAE; via the coding sequence ATGAGAAAAGGATTGAAATATAGCTTGCGTATCGTGGGTGGTTTGATTGGATTTGTATTGCTGATCTTGTTATTGGCTGGCTTGCTGATTCAAACACAGCCTGTGCAGAATCGTATAGCACGTTTTGCCGAGAAACAAGCCGCTTCTGCCTTAAATGGGGAGCTGTCGATCGGACGGTTGGGCGGCAACTTTTTTACGAGTCTGAAACTGTCTGATGTGCTCCTTCGTCTGGAGCAGGATACGTTGGCAAGCATCGACGAATTGGAGTTGAAATACAGGCTGTGGCCTTTACTGAAAAATAAGTTGGAGGTGACCTCAGCAAGTATTGTGCACCCATTTGTTAACCTGAAACAACAGGTGGATTCCACCTGGAATTTTGAAAAGCTGGTCCCGGGTTCGGAACCGGATACTACAACAACTTCAAGTAATTTTAAGATTGATGTCGCACTGTTTCATCTGACTAACGGGAATATCCGTATCAATGCGCTCGATACCATTATTCCGCAGCAAATAAAGAATTTGAATACCCAATTAAGCTTGTCGTATTCAACAGAAAAGCAAGTGCTGGAATTATCTAGTTTTTCGCTTGAAACTTTTCAGCCTGATTTTACGTTGCAGCAGCTGGCTTTTCAATTACGGAGAAATCAAGATGCCCTGCAGTTGACCGACTTTCAGTTGAAAACAGCACAAAATCAATTGAAAGGGAATGTCGAGTTTGATGATCAGCCGGATCGTTCGGGAAGTGCTGATTTATTGAGTGATTCGCTTAAGGTAAGCGAGTTTGAGTTTTTTCTGTCGGGATTTAAATTGCCGGCTTCTCCGGTTCTGGAAATTGATGGTTCACTGGATGGTGAGTCTGCTTTGGGAGTGATTAAATTAACAGATGGTAGGCAGCGAATCCGCTTGAACTTGTCGTCGGACAATTTGGCACGCTTCGTTTTTGAACCTTCGTCGGCTCCGCTTCAATATCAACTTGATGCAAATTTTGAAAACATTGATTTACGGCATTGGCTGGGTGATCCCGAAATGAATTATCAGATCAATGGTCAGCTGACGGTCAATGGTGAGGGAACTGATCCGAAATCGGCCAACGTTCGAATGAAAGGAGATTTTAACGATTTCAAAATTCAAGATCAGTTTGTAAAGGTATTGAGCTTGGACTTAGCTCTGGAATCAGGTTCTCTGGATGGTATTGTGCAGGGACAAGGTGCTTTTGGCTCGTTCGAGTTGAAGCCGTACATCCGCAATTTGCAAACCAATCCGGCCTATAAACTCAAGCTGAATACAAGCCATCTAAATTTGGCTGAACTGACCGGGGAAGACAGTCTTCGTTCGGATATTAACCTGACAGCGCGGGCTGAAGGGCAGGGGGGTGATCCCAAAACCTTTCAGGCAAAGGCTCAGCTGTATTTATCGCCCTCATCACTGATGGGTATTCAGGCAGATACACTGGTAGCCCATGTGCAGTATCAGCACGAAAACATATTGATCGATTCTATGCTGTTCAATACAAAGAGCTTGCACTTGCAAGCCGATGGGAATTACAGTTTGCATGGTAATTCCGATATCAATCTTACAGCTTCTCTGGATCATCTTGATGAGTTTAAGGCGTTCATTCCAGTTGATGATATTAAAACAAGTGGAGAGCTTCAGGCTCACCTTTGGGGAACGGCGGATTCGTTACATCTGGAGTCGGCCATCGACTTGGGCAAGACAGCTTTGCAGGATATGACCATTCAGCAGCTGTTGGTAAAGGCCGAAGGATTAGTTACACCACAAGATACCATGGTTGATGCCCGATTTAGCGCCTATGAATTTGTGGGGGCAGGACTGGATCTGGATTCTCTGGCCTTTGATGTGCATGCCCGTCCTGATTCGGTATTTGTGGACGGACAAATCGCCAACGCCGATTTGCAAACCCAACTGCAGGCCGGAATAGGATTGGGTGATATTCTTCGAGTGAGTCTTTCCCGATGGTCGATGGATTATAAGAATCTGCATTTTGAATTGCAAGATGCACCAGCAATTGTTGAAATTGACTCGATGAGCTATAGAATTGACAATTTTAAGTTGGCCGACAATACAAGCGATTCTGCTCAATACATTGTGGCTCAGGGAATCATTAACCGCCATGGAAGCGAAGATTTTAAGTTGAACGTTGCACGGGTTAATTTGAACCAATTTTTGAAAATGATCGGACAGGATTTGAAAGCAGAAGGACTGTTCAATTTAAATTTGCAACTGTTGGGTACTTCGGATAATCCTCAGCTGAAAGCTGACTTTGGTTTGCAGCAAGCTACGATGAACGATTATGCATTTACCGAATTTGGTGGCACTGCAAACTATTCGGGCTCAGAAATGGATATGACTGTCCGCCTCGTGCCGCAAGACAGCGGAATGATTGAGCTATCCGGTATCATTCCTTTTCAGTTGATCATGGATAGCCTGACTGTGAATTTCGATCCCAAAGACTCGATTGATGCCCGACTGGTGGTCGATCGTTTCCCGCTGGCTGTGGCGCAAACCATAGATATGCCCGATGGAGTTTCCGGGTATTTGCAAGGGGCTGTAGATGTAAAAGGGACGGTAGAATCTCCTGATCCATCAGGTAACATCCGACTGAAAAATGCCTCTCTGCGTGTGCCTGAGTATGGAATTGATTATCGTGAAATTCAAATGAAACTGAATTTTTTGCGTGACCAAATGAAACTGGATACGCTTCTGATAATAACGGAGGATGGCCGGATGACCGGGAACGGGGAAGTAAAATTCAACTCCGACTTTTATAAGGGAAATGTTAGTGGCTCGAAAATCGTGATTGATTTTGATCGGTTTAATCCGCTTAGTCACAAACAACTGAACATGCAAGTATCGGGCGATGCAAACTTGGGCGGTATGAAAGACAGTGTGCGGTTTGGTGGACATCTGACTATTCCGCAAGGGGAGATTTACCTCCCAGTTCTGTTTAATATGATGGGGCGTATGAGCGCTCCCGAGATGCCAAAGCCCATTTTGTTGCGTGAACTGGAGACACTCGAAGACACCACCATTGATACACTGTCAATTTCGATGCTGGATTCTACCGGCCGGGATGCCGCCGGTTTTGACTATTTTGACAAGCTCACCGGCGAATTGCAGATCACCATTCCGAAAAACACCTGGATTAAAAACGAGGATATGCATATTGAAATTTCAGGTGATCTGGAATTTATCAAGCACAAAGAATTTTTCGAGTTGTTTGGAAGTGTTGAGGTGGTGCGCGGGCAGTACGATTTGTTTGGCCGAACCTTTATGATTGAAACCGGAACAATTTCGTTTCAGGGAGGGGAGGAACTGACTCCCCGGATGGATGTTACGGCCAACTATAATTTTCGGAATGCTCAGCGGATGTTACAAAAGTTAACCGTGAAGATAGCTGGTACACCCGATGATCCGACAGTGAATTTCACCTTGGATGGAAGCAACGTAAGCGAGGGAGACGCGTTATCGTATATTTTGTTTGGGAAGAGCATGAATGAACTGAGCATGGAGCAGCAGGAGAATGTGAGTGGAGCCGGCGACATCGCCGGTAAGGCAGCAGCTTCTATTTTGTCGTCACAGCTAACCAGCTTTTTGGGTGACAAACTTGACGTTGATTATATTGAAGTAAAAGGTGGCGGCAATTTCGATAATGCTACGGTAACAGTAGGTAAATATATTACTAATGACTTGTTTGTCAGCTACGAACAGCGCTTTGGCGAAACCGACGAAAAAGACATAGCCAAATACGAAGTGAAACTGGAATACGAGCTTTTTAAATTCCTGTTCTTTCAACTCAATAACTCATCGAGGGATAGTGGTTTTGATCTGATTTTTAAGTTTGATGCAGAGTAG
- a CDS encoding BamA/TamA family outer membrane protein yields MTKSFWGLLFFLWLFLCENSNLSAQENFEVRNISFHGNKTLDEDFLLERMALKEVSYIEKLITNEVPFLYNQRLVDLDIERLKRIYQSEGFLHVKASMSPLQINEKKKTVKLRIAITEGEPITVDSVAIKPTDALNGINLDSLQNKAFRDMLLTKGTRFRDAALIEDVQVVENAFRNLGYAYVEVNYDLNINLDELKTPIVYEVEPGPICQFGETSIEGNKHVSTTFIRKQQMFSKGELYNKSMLSETRENLYRLQLFRIVSVLPQKDKKTLKDPIPIQLYVEEAPRLDTRFGVGYGTEDKFRTFLDLNYRGFLGGARRINLYLKHSALMPYHASLKWIQPQFLSKKSSISLNPFITRSSEPGYETRTYGINVPINYRFNSWLNSTMTYYLEDVEQRVEQGDSELPGAEDSKFPYDKSGVLLSTVFDNSNPKFSPVEGFNLSVGFKVNGHLFGSNFNYTRLWGDIRHYQEIGDWVLATRIMAGGISSADTSGFIPVEDRFYSGGSNSVRGWSRSNLGPKRDSGTPLGGKSILEANLELRYPLFWRVSGVAFIEGGNIWSDSYRYQLNDLAYAAGGGLRIDTPIGPIRLDLGVPVWNEKKSPQFFISVGQAF; encoded by the coding sequence ATGACAAAATCATTTTGGGGACTGTTATTTTTTTTGTGGCTTTTCTTATGTGAAAATTCTAATCTGTCGGCTCAGGAAAACTTTGAGGTCCGAAATATTTCCTTCCATGGAAATAAAACACTGGACGAAGATTTTCTGCTGGAACGAATGGCCTTGAAAGAAGTATCCTACATCGAAAAGCTAATTACCAATGAAGTACCCTTTTTATATAATCAGAGGTTGGTTGATCTGGATATTGAGCGATTGAAGCGAATTTATCAGAGTGAAGGTTTTTTGCATGTCAAGGCTTCTATGAGCCCTCTTCAAATTAATGAAAAAAAGAAAACCGTTAAACTGCGCATAGCGATTACAGAAGGAGAACCGATTACCGTTGACAGTGTTGCAATAAAGCCCACTGATGCCTTAAACGGAATCAATTTGGACTCCCTTCAAAATAAGGCATTCAGGGATATGCTATTAACAAAAGGAACTCGTTTTCGCGATGCTGCACTCATCGAAGACGTTCAGGTCGTTGAAAATGCATTCAGAAACCTGGGCTATGCTTATGTTGAAGTGAACTACGATCTCAATATCAATTTAGATGAGTTGAAAACGCCAATTGTTTACGAGGTAGAGCCGGGACCAATTTGCCAATTCGGTGAAACGTCAATCGAAGGAAATAAGCATGTCTCAACGACTTTCATTCGTAAACAACAAATGTTTTCCAAGGGCGAGCTTTACAACAAGTCAATGCTCAGCGAAACCCGGGAAAATTTGTACCGTTTGCAGCTTTTTCGGATTGTCTCTGTTTTACCGCAAAAAGATAAAAAAACGCTTAAAGACCCGATTCCTATTCAGCTTTATGTAGAGGAAGCCCCTCGATTAGACACCCGTTTTGGAGTTGGATATGGTACAGAAGATAAGTTTCGTACATTTTTAGATTTGAATTATCGTGGTTTTCTGGGGGGGGCTCGTCGAATCAATTTGTATTTAAAACATTCGGCTTTAATGCCCTATCATGCGAGTTTAAAATGGATTCAGCCCCAGTTTTTAAGCAAGAAAAGTTCAATATCGCTCAATCCGTTTATTACCCGAAGCTCGGAACCGGGATATGAAACTCGCACTTATGGTATTAATGTTCCCATAAATTATAGGTTTAATAGCTGGCTAAACAGCACCATGACTTATTATCTGGAAGATGTTGAACAACGGGTTGAACAGGGAGATAGCGAACTTCCCGGTGCTGAAGACTCCAAATTTCCGTATGACAAGTCGGGTGTGTTGCTGTCAACGGTTTTCGATAATTCAAACCCAAAGTTTTCACCCGTAGAAGGGTTTAACTTATCAGTAGGTTTTAAAGTAAACGGACATTTGTTTGGCAGTAATTTTAATTATACCCGTCTCTGGGGAGATATCAGGCACTACCAGGAAATTGGCGACTGGGTGCTGGCAACACGCATTATGGCTGGAGGGATTAGTTCGGCTGACACCAGTGGTTTTATTCCGGTTGAGGATCGGTTTTATTCCGGGGGTAGCAACTCTGTTCGTGGGTGGAGTCGATCGAACCTTGGGCCCAAGCGCGACAGCGGCACGCCATTAGGGGGTAAAAGTATTTTGGAAGCCAATCTGGAGTTACGTTATCCGCTGTTTTGGAGGGTGAGTGGTGTGGCCTTTATTGAAGGGGGAAATATCTGGAGCGATTCGTATCGTTACCAACTAAATGATTTGGCTTATGCCGCTGGTGGTGGTTTGCGAATTGATACGCCCATTGGTCCAATCCGGCTGGATCTTGGGGTGCCGGTATGGAATGAAAAGAAAAGCCCTCAGTTTTTTATTAGTGTAGGACAAGCATTTTAA
- a CDS encoding AI-2E family transporter has product MKKLSLTSLSLTLFIISIFILVLILAQNILVPFALSIFFAYLFYPLVARIERWGVQRGISILLVILIAILLVGGAGLLVSAKLSNMTINFTELKEQFDTKAESLQHVLENKIGVNPTTMDHYVSRVSESIFKSWESEVGSFFSATTTTIFQIGLLPVFIFFLLFYRTKTAYFIFKLVRRENKPKTVHIMREVSTVTTQYMGGMLIVVVILAVLNSTGLLIIGVPNALAFGVLAAILNLIPYIGTFIGGLIPVIYILITSAHPFQTVIQITILFSIVQFLENNLITPNIVGNNIKINPLAIILSLLLANLVWGIAGMVIAVPCLAILKIIMRNIDQLEPFAYLISDRGTSKYEVSLKRIWKRIKKKHT; this is encoded by the coding sequence ATGAAAAAACTATCGCTTACCTCTTTATCATTAACCTTATTTATTATTTCCATTTTTATATTGGTCCTTATATTAGCACAAAATATCCTGGTTCCTTTTGCGCTAAGCATTTTTTTCGCTTACTTATTTTATCCCTTGGTTGCACGAATCGAGAGATGGGGAGTGCAGCGCGGAATATCTATTTTACTGGTAATCCTTATAGCTATTTTACTGGTTGGTGGAGCTGGCTTATTGGTGTCGGCTAAACTGTCAAACATGACAATAAACTTCACCGAATTAAAAGAGCAGTTCGACACCAAGGCCGAATCGCTGCAACATGTACTCGAAAATAAAATTGGGGTAAACCCAACCACCATGGATCATTACGTTAGCCGAGTCTCTGAAAGCATTTTCAAATCGTGGGAATCTGAAGTCGGAAGTTTCTTCTCGGCCACCACAACTACTATTTTTCAAATAGGATTGCTGCCTGTTTTTATCTTCTTTCTTCTTTTTTACCGAACTAAAACAGCCTACTTCATTTTCAAGTTGGTTCGTCGCGAAAATAAGCCAAAAACAGTGCATATCATGCGTGAAGTTTCTACAGTAACTACTCAATACATGGGCGGCATGCTCATTGTGGTTGTTATATTGGCTGTTTTAAACTCAACTGGCTTGCTCATTATTGGTGTTCCAAACGCACTTGCTTTCGGCGTACTAGCCGCTATTTTAAACCTAATTCCATATATAGGAACATTTATCGGGGGACTGATTCCGGTGATTTACATTTTAATCACTTCAGCTCATCCGTTTCAAACCGTTATACAAATTACTATACTTTTTAGTATTGTTCAGTTTTTAGAAAACAACCTTATTACGCCAAACATTGTTGGAAATAATATAAAAATCAATCCGTTGGCAATTATTTTAAGCTTATTACTTGCCAATTTGGTTTGGGGAATCGCCGGAATGGTAATCGCAGTTCCATGTCTTGCTATCCTGAAAATAATTATGCGTAATATCGACCAGCTCGAACCTTTTGCATACCTAATCAGCGATCGCGGCACATCAAAATACGAAGTATCACTCAAGCGAATTTGGAAAAGAATAAAGAAAAAACACACTTGA
- a CDS encoding YihY/virulence factor BrkB family protein, producing MKKKSLKKRGKNTFIIFKRSLLNFGTNNPVNMAATTAYFAIFSLAPMLVIIISVFGFFTGDANMSTKLFNEVNKLIGEESTQVLKTAIDNYQITENSGIGAIIGIGFFLISATTLFAIMQNSINFIWRIKVKPSLKQNLLKLAIDRLFSFGVILSLGLVLVISLIIDASIAFLKDFLSTHFSTDLIVFAQVINIILSLAIIASIFALIYRFLPDLSVHWSASWFGATFTAILFALGKFLIGIIIGSSNLGAVYGAASSFVVILMWIYFVSIIFYFGVELTHQYSRYFNHENKPVKYATPFEISSVEKDK from the coding sequence ATGAAAAAGAAGAGTCTCAAAAAAAGGGGTAAAAATACCTTCATAATATTTAAACGAAGCTTACTGAATTTTGGAACTAACAACCCGGTAAATATGGCTGCGACAACAGCCTATTTTGCTATCTTTTCGTTAGCCCCGATGTTGGTTATTATTATTTCGGTATTTGGTTTCTTCACAGGAGATGCCAACATGAGCACCAAGTTATTTAACGAAGTCAACAAACTTATTGGCGAGGAAAGTACACAAGTTTTAAAAACGGCTATCGATAATTACCAAATCACAGAAAACAGTGGAATCGGAGCAATTATTGGAATTGGATTTTTCCTTATCTCGGCAACTACCTTGTTTGCTATCATGCAAAATTCAATCAACTTTATTTGGCGGATCAAGGTAAAACCCAGCCTAAAACAAAATCTTCTGAAATTAGCAATCGACCGATTGTTTTCTTTTGGCGTTATTTTAAGTCTTGGGCTGGTACTGGTCATTTCTCTCATCATCGATGCTTCCATCGCATTTTTGAAAGATTTTCTATCAACTCATTTTAGCACCGATCTTATTGTGTTCGCGCAAGTAATCAATATCATACTATCATTAGCTATCATCGCCTCAATATTTGCACTGATATACCGCTTTTTACCCGACCTTAGCGTTCACTGGAGTGCGAGCTGGTTTGGAGCCACATTCACTGCCATTTTGTTCGCCCTTGGAAAATTTTTGATAGGAATAATTATAGGAAGTAGCAACCTTGGAGCAGTATACGGAGCCGCCAGTTCGTTTGTTGTAATCTTGATGTGGATCTATTTTGTTTCAATAATTTTCTATTTTGGAGTAGAACTAACACATCAATATTCACGCTACTTTAATCACGAAAATAAACCCGTTAAGTATGCTACTCCTTTCGAAATTTCTTCTGTAGAAAAGGATAAATAA
- a CDS encoding lmo0937 family membrane protein, with the protein MRSLLYLIAVILIIGWVFGFFIYSLGALIHVLLVLALISILVSIIRGR; encoded by the coding sequence ATGAGATCATTATTATATTTAATCGCTGTCATCTTGATTATTGGATGGGTTTTTGGGTTTTTTATCTACTCCCTTGGGGCATTAATACACGTGTTACTGGTGTTGGCTCTGATTTCAATATTAGTCTCGATAATTCGGGGCAGATGA
- a CDS encoding CsbD family protein has protein sequence MNKLEIKGNWNVLKGKFKQRYAELTEDDLTYVEGKEDELLGRLQTKTGKTKDELIEEINKLK, from the coding sequence GTGAATAAACTAGAAATTAAAGGAAATTGGAACGTGTTAAAAGGCAAGTTTAAACAGCGCTATGCCGAATTAACAGAAGATGATCTGACTTATGTTGAAGGTAAAGAGGACGAGTTACTTGGGCGTCTGCAGACTAAAACCGGAAAAACCAAGGATGAGTTAATAGAAGAAATCAATAAATTAAAATAG
- a CDS encoding transglycosylase yields the protein MKIVGTVLLILGIIGVVVFGIQAFNDSESFNVLGAEVAVSKANWTPLIVSALVLLAGIVLQMTTRKSD from the coding sequence ATGAAAATTGTAGGAACTGTATTGTTAATTTTAGGAATTATTGGAGTTGTTGTTTTTGGTATTCAGGCATTTAATGATTCCGAAAGTTTTAACGTTTTAGGGGCAGAAGTTGCTGTAAGTAAAGCAAATTGGACTCCGTTGATTGTTAGTGCGTTAGTTTTGTTGGCGGGTATTGTATTGCAAATGACCACGCGGAAAAGTGACTGA
- a CDS encoding GH3 auxin-responsive promoter family protein, whose protein sequence is MAIIGTLIKKAVELGHAFTTKTEYQKEQENVLRELLIKAANTSFGKHYQFADLLLAQDPSKAFASQIPFFDYHSMHKEWWHQLYEGEENVSWPGKPLYFALSSGTTGKQSKRIPVSDEMLNAIRMAGIKQVGATANFNLPASFFEKEILMLGSSTKLNENNGYLEGEISGISAGNIPPWFKGFYRPGEEISKIKDWDERVLEISKRAKNWDIGAISGIPSWLELMLKKVIEYHDVDNIHDIWPNLQVYTTGGVAFEPFEKNFNELLAHPITIIDTYFASEGFIAFQQRPETRAMKLLIDNGIYYEFVPFKQEYLNNDGTLTANAPALNLTEVQEGVDYILVISTVSGLWRYMIGDTIQFTDVDRAEIKITGRTKFFLNVVGSQLSVNKMNEAILELEKEFNLKISEFTVSAVKIADEYHHVWYLACDNEINNKELVETLDQKLKQANKNYGVARSKALKGVIVKTLPADCFHDWNAQQKKKGGQVKMVKVMKEEQFKEWESFAEKWVAENTNS, encoded by the coding sequence ATGGCAATTATAGGTACACTCATCAAAAAAGCGGTGGAACTCGGACACGCTTTCACTACGAAAACGGAATATCAAAAAGAACAAGAGAATGTTCTTCGGGAACTATTGATAAAAGCTGCCAACACCAGCTTTGGTAAACATTATCAGTTTGCAGACTTGTTGCTGGCTCAGGATCCGTCCAAAGCATTTGCCTCTCAGATTCCGTTTTTCGACTACCACAGCATGCATAAGGAGTGGTGGCATCAACTATACGAAGGAGAGGAAAACGTAAGCTGGCCCGGAAAACCGCTTTACTTTGCCCTAAGTTCGGGAACTACCGGCAAGCAAAGCAAACGGATTCCAGTAAGCGACGAAATGCTAAACGCCATTCGTATGGCCGGAATCAAACAGGTTGGCGCGACCGCTAATTTCAACTTACCGGCTTCTTTTTTTGAAAAAGAAATCCTGATGCTGGGTAGTTCAACCAAACTCAACGAAAATAACGGATACCTTGAGGGAGAAATTAGTGGGATTAGCGCTGGAAACATACCTCCTTGGTTTAAAGGATTTTATCGTCCTGGCGAAGAAATTTCGAAAATTAAAGACTGGGATGAACGAGTACTTGAGATTTCCAAAAGGGCTAAAAACTGGGACATTGGAGCCATTAGTGGTATCCCTTCGTGGCTCGAGCTTATGTTGAAAAAGGTCATTGAATATCACGATGTTGACAACATTCATGATATCTGGCCTAACCTACAGGTTTATACAACAGGAGGCGTTGCTTTTGAGCCATTTGAAAAGAATTTTAATGAACTGCTAGCTCATCCGATAACCATTATCGACACCTACTTTGCTTCGGAAGGATTTATCGCATTTCAACAGCGCCCCGAAACACGAGCCATGAAGTTGTTGATTGACAATGGTATTTACTACGAGTTTGTACCGTTTAAACAAGAATACCTAAATAATGACGGAACTCTGACAGCCAACGCACCAGCATTAAACCTGACCGAAGTGCAAGAAGGAGTGGATTACATATTGGTAATCAGCACAGTGTCAGGCCTTTGGCGTTATATGATTGGTGATACCATTCAGTTTACCGATGTCGATCGTGCAGAGATTAAGATAACAGGCCGAACCAAGTTTTTCCTAAATGTAGTTGGCTCCCAACTTTCAGTCAACAAAATGAATGAAGCGATCCTTGAATTGGAGAAGGAGTTTAATCTGAAAATTTCTGAATTTACCGTTTCTGCGGTGAAAATTGCCGACGAATATCATCATGTTTGGTACCTGGCATGCGACAATGAGATTAATAATAAAGAATTGGTAGAAACACTGGACCAAAAGCTAAAGCAAGCCAACAAAAACTATGGCGTCGCACGATCAAAAGCATTAAAAGGAGTGATCGTAAAAACGCTCCCCGCAGACTGTTTCCACGACTGGAATGCGCAGCAAAAGAAAAAAGGCGGACAAGTAAAAATGGTGAAAGTGATGAAAGAAGAACAATTCAAAGAATGGGAATCGTTTGCTGAAAAATGGGTTGCCGAGAATACAAACTCGTAA
- a CDS encoding YtxH domain-containing protein → MKTKLTITFIMALFVSGTFIACQPQSKKDSLGDKIEAKLNQLEQDLENMNSSDPDFGDKLERRLEEFDESMEEFGEKIEEGGEDVSDEVKETYNDVMNRSKSLHEKLKDWTEEAGDELEDAGDEIKDEFNDLKESLKND, encoded by the coding sequence ATGAAAACAAAATTGACAATTACATTTATTATGGCATTATTCGTTAGCGGTACTTTTATTGCATGCCAGCCTCAGTCAAAAAAAGACAGTTTAGGAGACAAAATAGAAGCAAAGCTCAATCAACTCGAACAAGACTTAGAGAACATGAATTCGAGCGATCCTGATTTTGGTGATAAACTTGAACGACGACTTGAAGAGTTTGATGAGTCGATGGAAGAATTCGGAGAAAAAATTGAAGAGGGCGGTGAAGATGTGAGTGACGAGGTGAAAGAGACATACAACGACGTCATGAACAGGAGTAAGTCGCTTCATGAAAAACTGAAAGACTGGACCGAAGAAGCTGGTGACGAATTAGAAGATGCCGGCGATGAAATAAAAGATGAGTTTAACGACTTAAAGGAATCGCTAAAGAACGACTAG